The Amycolatopsis umgeniensis DNA segment GTCGGCGGCACGTAGACGAACAGCGGCGAAGAGCCTGTCCGCGAAGCCATGTAGACCCAGAAGCCGATGCACAGCAGCCCCGGCACGATGATCAGGTCACTCTTCTCGACGGCCGGAACGCGCTTCGGCACGCCCTCCCAGAGCAGGCTTTCACCGGGCAACAGCCCCGTATCCCCCAGATACATGAGCGGACGATAAGCCCGCTTCATCCCGCTGAACAGGGCTTTGCCGGAATCGTGACCGGCGAATGTGACCGAAATCCGCGAGACTCGCCCGTGCCCGGCGTCTAGCGTGACAACCGTGACCTGGAGTTCTTACAGCAGCTATCTGCTCATCGTCGTCCTGATCGTCCTCGCGCCGGGGCCGGACACGATGGTGATGCTCAAGAACTCTCTCTCCGGCGGCACCCGCGGCGGGTTCCTGGCCACGGCAGGGATCTTCGTGGCCAATTCCGTCCAGGGCACCGCCGCCGCGCTCGGCCTCGGCGTCGTCATCGCGCAGTCGCAGCCGGTGTTCGTGACGCTCAAGTGGGTCGGTGCCGCCTACCTGGTCTTCCTCGGTATCCAGGCGCTGCGCGGCGCGTGGCGCGGTGACTACTCCGGCCTCGCGGCGGTGAAGCAGCAGCGGTCGAGCGGGTTCCGCCGCTTCCGTGAAGGCTTCCTCTCCAACATCACCAACCCGAAGGTCCTCGTGCTGTACCTGTCGGTGCTGCCGCAGTTCCTCGACCCCGTGAAGACCTCCGCGTGGGACGCGCTGCTGCTCGCCTACACCGTCGCGGTGCTGGGCGCGATCTGGCTGATGATGCTGCTGTTCTTCGTGCACCGCGTGCGGACCTGGCTGGAACGGCGCAAGGTCCGCCGCGCGCTCGACGGCGTCACCGGAACCGCACTGGTCGGTTTCGGCGCGGCGCTCGTGCTGGAGGGCTAGTCACACGGACCGTATTTGCCTACCCACCGGACTGGCGTGGGGCGAGCGGTGAAGTACATGAAGGCCCCCTTCACTACCTTCAGGGTAGGCAAGGAGGCCTTCACGGACCGTTGCAGTCAGGCGCGCTCGGGTTCGCCCGAGACTCGCTCGATCCGGGCGCCGAGGCGGTTCAGGTTCTCCACGAAATGCGGGTAGCCGCGGTCGATGTGGAAGACGTCCCAGACCTCGGTGACCCCGTCCGCGCACAGCCCGGCCAGCACCAGCCCGGCGCCGGCGCGGATGTCCGCGGCCCACACCGGCGCGCTGGAGAGCTTCTCCACGCCGCGGACGACGGCGTGGTGCCCATCGGTGCGCGCGTCGCCGGAGAGCCGCATCATCTCTTCGATGAACCGGAAACGGGCCTCGTAGATGTTCTCCGTGATCATCGAAGTGCCCTCGGACACCGCCGACAGCGCCACCGCGAACGGCTGCAGGTCGGTCGCGAAGCCGGGGTACGGCAGCGTCACCCAGTCGACGGCCTTCGGGCGCTCGTTCTGGACGATGCGGAAACCCTCGCCGTCGAACGTCTCGACCTCGGCACCGGCCAGGCGGAGCTTGTCGAGGACCAGGTCGAGGTAGTGCGGGTTGACGCCGCGGACGGTCAGGTCGCCCCGGGTCATCGCGGCGGCGAACGCCCAGGTCGCGCCCACGATCCGGTCGCCGATCACGCGGTGCTCGGTGGGGTTCAGCTTCTCGACGCCCTCGACGGTGAGGGTCGAGGTGCCCGCGCCTTCGACCTTCGCGCCCATCTCGGTCAGCATCGTGCAGATGTCGACGATCTCGGGCTCGCGCGCGGCGTTGTCGATGACCGTGGTGCCCTCGGCGAGCACGGCGGCCATCAGGATGTTCTCGGTGGCGCCGACACTCGGGAAGTCCAGCCAGATCTGCGCGCCGTGCAGGCCGTCGGCCTTCGCCACGACGCAGCCGTGCTCGATGGTGCTGGTGGCGCCCAGCTTGCGCAGGCCGTTCTGGTGCATGTCCAGCGGACGGGAGCCGATGGCGTCACCGCCCGGCAGCGCCACGACGGCCTGCTTGAGCCGTCCGACCAGCGGGCCCAGCACGCACACCGACGCGCGCAGCTTGCCCATCGCGGCCGAATCGGCCCGGTGCGACAGTTCGGCCGGAGTGGTGATCTTGGCGGTGTCGCCGTCGATGACGACGTCGCAGCCGACACTGCGCAGGACGTCGCCCATCAGCGGGACGTCCAGGATCTGGGGGCAGTTCGTGATGGTCGTCGTGCCCTCGGCCAACAGGGCCGCGGCCATCAGTTTCAGGACGCTGTTCTTCGCCCCGACCACGTCGACCTCGCCGACCAGCCGTGCTCCGCCGTGCACGTCGAAGTGCTCGCTCATGGGCGCCAATCATGCCCTCTCGCCCGGATTTGCCTTACGCCGGGCCGGTAGAGTCGGCTTCATGGTCGTTCGCATCAACCGCGTGTACACGAAGGTCGGCGACAACGGCACCACGGCGCTCGGCGACGGCTCCCGCGTGCCGAAGACGTCGCCGCGGCTGTCCGCGTACGCCGACGTCGACGAAGCCAACTCGGTCATCGGGCTCGCGCTCGCCATGGGCGGTCTGTCCGGGGAAATCACGGACGTCCTGCGCGGGGTGCAGAACGATCTCTTCGACGTCGGCGCGGATCTGTGCGCGCCGATCGTGGAGAACCCGCCCTACGAACCGCTGCGCATCACCGAGCGGTACATCGAACGGCTGGAAGGCTGGTGCGACGAGTTCAACGAGCGCGTGCCGAAGCTGACGTCGTTCATCCTGCCGGGTGGCACCCCGGGGGCGGCGTTCCTGCACCAGGCGCGCACAGTCGCGCGGCGGGCGGAGCGGTCCGGATGGGCACTGCTCGAGGCCGAACCCACGACGACGAACCAGCTCGCGCTGAAGTACCTGAACCGGCTTTCGGACCTGCTGTTCATCCTGTCGCGACTGGCCAATCCGGACGGCGACATCCTGTGGCAGCCCGGCGGCGCCTCCTGACGACGCAATTCGGCACCTGATCGCGGTAGTCGCGCCCAGGTGCCGAATCGTGTGTCGGGTGGAGCTCAGCCCTGTTCCTGTGCCGCCCAATAACGCTCGAGGTCGACGTCGGGCGTGCCGTCCTTGCCCGGGTCGATCGCCTTCATCGTGATCGTGTCCTCCAGGGACACGGACTCGGGAAGGTGGCTCCAGCGGTTCGTGTCCTCGCTCTGAGTCATACGCCGAGAATAGACGTGGATCACGTTCGGAGCCCGGTAGAAATGCCGGTCGGTGAAGATCTCATGTTCGCTTCGCTTCCGAAGTACCTAGGCGTCCCAGGAAGCGCGCAGCGAAGCGAGAGCGTCGTGGAACCCGGGGAAGGTCTTCTTCACGCAGCCCGGGTCGTCCAGCGTGATCCCCGGCGTCCTCAGCCCCGTGACGCTGAACGCCATCGCGATCCGGTGGTCACGGCGGCACTTCACGAGAGC contains these protein-coding regions:
- the murA gene encoding UDP-N-acetylglucosamine 1-carboxyvinyltransferase, with protein sequence MSEHFDVHGGARLVGEVDVVGAKNSVLKLMAAALLAEGTTTITNCPQILDVPLMGDVLRSVGCDVVIDGDTAKITTPAELSHRADSAAMGKLRASVCVLGPLVGRLKQAVVALPGGDAIGSRPLDMHQNGLRKLGATSTIEHGCVVAKADGLHGAQIWLDFPSVGATENILMAAVLAEGTTVIDNAAREPEIVDICTMLTEMGAKVEGAGTSTLTVEGVEKLNPTEHRVIGDRIVGATWAFAAAMTRGDLTVRGVNPHYLDLVLDKLRLAGAEVETFDGEGFRIVQNERPKAVDWVTLPYPGFATDLQPFAVALSAVSEGTSMITENIYEARFRFIEEMMRLSGDARTDGHHAVVRGVEKLSSAPVWAADIRAGAGLVLAGLCADGVTEVWDVFHIDRGYPHFVENLNRLGARIERVSGEPERA
- a CDS encoding cob(I)yrinic acid a,c-diamide adenosyltransferase, which produces MVVRINRVYTKVGDNGTTALGDGSRVPKTSPRLSAYADVDEANSVIGLALAMGGLSGEITDVLRGVQNDLFDVGADLCAPIVENPPYEPLRITERYIERLEGWCDEFNERVPKLTSFILPGGTPGAAFLHQARTVARRAERSGWALLEAEPTTTNQLALKYLNRLSDLLFILSRLANPDGDILWQPGGAS
- a CDS encoding LysE family transporter, which translates into the protein MTWSSYSSYLLIVVLIVLAPGPDTMVMLKNSLSGGTRGGFLATAGIFVANSVQGTAAALGLGVVIAQSQPVFVTLKWVGAAYLVFLGIQALRGAWRGDYSGLAAVKQQRSSGFRRFREGFLSNITNPKVLVLYLSVLPQFLDPVKTSAWDALLLAYTVAVLGAIWLMMLLFFVHRVRTWLERRKVRRALDGVTGTALVGFGAALVLEG